One Punica granatum isolate Tunisia-2019 chromosome 3, ASM765513v2, whole genome shotgun sequence genomic window carries:
- the LOC116201942 gene encoding uncharacterized protein LOC116201942 isoform X1: MSIAVASTLILLATRRAIEIFPENVKNLWSKWQLRVLVLLSLSLQIILIAFGSRRKCTRAISVSFLVWMAYLTADSFANLSLGNISSTLGDDSPKAETVLLAFWAPFLLLHLGGPDTITAYSTEDNQLWSRHLLGLITQVGATLYIFLTTWSGSALTFLTIPMFVAGTIKYGERTWALRSASSDNFKVPALLSPTQFGIDSISPDAKYLHEAYYLFLMFKHLFTGVILTSDEAEHSFAIINKKSATEAFTAVEIELGFMYDTLYTKGGIVYSPVGLLLRFISFVFSLCSLILFSSIVDKNSFSRIDVIITQLLLVGAISLEVYALFMAIFSDWTMLWLTRMGKPCTSFMFRSISSSRVFSFYNKRWSDNVGQLNLITYCARDNLVKFVEDEPSGYHFMLKTLWVTTWEGVSTDMKDLIFQQLMEKHRRCVESGFDLRVVKDLLSERGDYALRRRNILNELQWCTISTEFERELLLWHIATDLCYYSDLKESGNTNCEASRLLANYMFHIQVSCPLLLPKWIGNNKYIEETYAQVTGFFRSKCFKTDAAEARVLLLREYKPSLHSLQMKTSGLVILDALRLAGGLKALVNELGWSKEQLWEMVCEVWVEILIYGAGQCEWEAHAQQLRWGGELLTHVGLLMAHLGITEQFQGRKVIIKIPERMPGDLAGRSIDDPIFHEFPA, encoded by the exons ATGTCGATTG CAGTTGCTAGCACTCTGATCCTCCTTGCAACGAGAAGGGCCATCGAGATTTTCCCAGAGAATGTCAAGAACTTGTGGAGCAAATGGCAGCTCCGCGTGCTGGTCTTACTCAGCCTCTCTTTACAGATCATCCTGATAGCCTTCGGTTCCAGAAGGAAGTGCACAAGGGCAATCTCGGTGTCCTTTCTCGTCTGGATGGCATACTTAACAGCTGACTCCTTTGCAAATCTCTCGCTTGGAAATATCTCCAGCACCCTCGGAGATGATTCTCCAAAAGCGGAAACAGTGCTCTTGGCCTTTTGGGCTCCGTTCCTTCTCTTACACCTCGGAGGCCCCGACACAATCACAGCATACTCCACAGAAGACAATCAACTGTGGTCGAGGCACTTGCTTGGCCTCATCACTCAAGTAGGGGCAACTCTTTACATTTTCCTAACGACCTGGAGTGGCAGCGCTCTCACGTTCTTAACCATTCCGATGTTTGTTGCTGGCACAATCAAGTATGGAGAGAGGACCTGGGCTTTGAGATCAGCAAGTTCCGATAACTTCAAAGTTCCTGCATTGTTATCTCCGACCCAGTTTGGGATTGACTCCATCAGTCCTGATGCCAAGTACCTTCATGAAGCGTATTACCTTTTCCTCATGTTCAAGCATCTCTTCACAGGCGTGATCCTTACTTCCGATGAAGCTGAGCATAGCTTTGCTATCATAAACAAGAAGTCAGCGACAGAAGCCTTCACAGCGGTAGAGATTGAGCTTGGATTTATGTACGATACTCTCTACACAAAAGGGGGGATTGTTTACTCTCCTGTTGGTCTTCTCCTCCGCTTCATTAGCTTCGTTTTTTCCTTGTGCTCGTTGATATTATTCTCATCCATCGTTGATAAGAATTCTTTCTCCCGCATTGATGTGATCATAACTCAATTACTGCTTGTGGGGGCCATTTCTTTGGAGGTTTATGCATTATTTATGGCTATATTTTCCGATTGGACGATGCTTTGGTTAACAAGAATGGGGAAACCATGTACCAGTTTCATGTTCCGGTCGATATCCTCCTCTCGGGTATTTTCATTCTACAACAAGAGGTGGTCAGACAACGTGGGACAGCTCAATCTTATAACTTATTGTGCAAGGGATAATTTGGTGAAGTTCGTTGAGGATGAGCCCTCCGGGTACCATTTCATGCTGAAAACACTGTGGGTCACGACTTGGGAAGGTGTCAGTACCGACATGAAGGACTTAATTTTTCAGCAACTTATGGAGAAGCACAGGAGGTGCGTTGAGTCAGGCTTCGATCTTAGAGTTGTGAAGGACCTGCTTTCAGAGAGAGGTGATTATGCACTTCGAAGGAGAAACATCCTTAATGAGCTCCAGTGGTGCACAATTAGCACAGAATTTGAGCGTGAGCTTCTCCTCTGGCACATTGCCACCGATCTCTGCTACTACTCGGACCTCAAGGAAAGCGGCAACACGAACTGCGAAGCAAGCAGATTGTTAGCAAATTACATGTTCCACATTCAAGTCTCGTGCCCGCTCTTGCTGCCCAAATGGATTGGTAACAACAAGTACATTGAAGAAACTTATGCGCAAGTAACAGGTTTCTTCCGCAGCAAATGTTTCAAGACCGACGCTGCAGAAGCCCGTGTGCTGTTGCTTCGGGAATATAAGCCAAGTTTGCATTCCCTGCAAATGAAAACGAGTGGGTTGGTGATACTTGATGCACTCAGGCTAGCTGGGGGACTGAAGGCTCTCGTTAACGAGCTTGGGTGGAGCAAGGAGCAGCTGTGGGAGATGGTCTGTGAAGTGTGGGTCGAGATTCTGATATATGGAGCAGGACAGTGCGAGTGGGAAGCGCATGCGCAGCAGCTTAGGTGGGGCGGGGAGTTGCTGACCCATGTCGGGCTTCTAATGGCACATTTGGGTATCACAGAGCAGTTTCAGGGGCGGAAGGTTATCATAAAAATTCCCGAAAGAATGCCCGGTGACCTCGCAGGGAGAAGCATTGACGACCCAATTTTCCATGAGTTTCCAGCATGA
- the LOC116201942 gene encoding uncharacterized protein LOC116201942 isoform X2, with amino-acid sequence MSIVASTLILLATRRAIEIFPENVKNLWSKWQLRVLVLLSLSLQIILIAFGSRRKCTRAISVSFLVWMAYLTADSFANLSLGNISSTLGDDSPKAETVLLAFWAPFLLLHLGGPDTITAYSTEDNQLWSRHLLGLITQVGATLYIFLTTWSGSALTFLTIPMFVAGTIKYGERTWALRSASSDNFKVPALLSPTQFGIDSISPDAKYLHEAYYLFLMFKHLFTGVILTSDEAEHSFAIINKKSATEAFTAVEIELGFMYDTLYTKGGIVYSPVGLLLRFISFVFSLCSLILFSSIVDKNSFSRIDVIITQLLLVGAISLEVYALFMAIFSDWTMLWLTRMGKPCTSFMFRSISSSRVFSFYNKRWSDNVGQLNLITYCARDNLVKFVEDEPSGYHFMLKTLWVTTWEGVSTDMKDLIFQQLMEKHRRCVESGFDLRVVKDLLSERGDYALRRRNILNELQWCTISTEFERELLLWHIATDLCYYSDLKESGNTNCEASRLLANYMFHIQVSCPLLLPKWIGNNKYIEETYAQVTGFFRSKCFKTDAAEARVLLLREYKPSLHSLQMKTSGLVILDALRLAGGLKALVNELGWSKEQLWEMVCEVWVEILIYGAGQCEWEAHAQQLRWGGELLTHVGLLMAHLGITEQFQGRKVIIKIPERMPGDLAGRSIDDPIFHEFPA; translated from the exons ATGTCGATTG TTGCTAGCACTCTGATCCTCCTTGCAACGAGAAGGGCCATCGAGATTTTCCCAGAGAATGTCAAGAACTTGTGGAGCAAATGGCAGCTCCGCGTGCTGGTCTTACTCAGCCTCTCTTTACAGATCATCCTGATAGCCTTCGGTTCCAGAAGGAAGTGCACAAGGGCAATCTCGGTGTCCTTTCTCGTCTGGATGGCATACTTAACAGCTGACTCCTTTGCAAATCTCTCGCTTGGAAATATCTCCAGCACCCTCGGAGATGATTCTCCAAAAGCGGAAACAGTGCTCTTGGCCTTTTGGGCTCCGTTCCTTCTCTTACACCTCGGAGGCCCCGACACAATCACAGCATACTCCACAGAAGACAATCAACTGTGGTCGAGGCACTTGCTTGGCCTCATCACTCAAGTAGGGGCAACTCTTTACATTTTCCTAACGACCTGGAGTGGCAGCGCTCTCACGTTCTTAACCATTCCGATGTTTGTTGCTGGCACAATCAAGTATGGAGAGAGGACCTGGGCTTTGAGATCAGCAAGTTCCGATAACTTCAAAGTTCCTGCATTGTTATCTCCGACCCAGTTTGGGATTGACTCCATCAGTCCTGATGCCAAGTACCTTCATGAAGCGTATTACCTTTTCCTCATGTTCAAGCATCTCTTCACAGGCGTGATCCTTACTTCCGATGAAGCTGAGCATAGCTTTGCTATCATAAACAAGAAGTCAGCGACAGAAGCCTTCACAGCGGTAGAGATTGAGCTTGGATTTATGTACGATACTCTCTACACAAAAGGGGGGATTGTTTACTCTCCTGTTGGTCTTCTCCTCCGCTTCATTAGCTTCGTTTTTTCCTTGTGCTCGTTGATATTATTCTCATCCATCGTTGATAAGAATTCTTTCTCCCGCATTGATGTGATCATAACTCAATTACTGCTTGTGGGGGCCATTTCTTTGGAGGTTTATGCATTATTTATGGCTATATTTTCCGATTGGACGATGCTTTGGTTAACAAGAATGGGGAAACCATGTACCAGTTTCATGTTCCGGTCGATATCCTCCTCTCGGGTATTTTCATTCTACAACAAGAGGTGGTCAGACAACGTGGGACAGCTCAATCTTATAACTTATTGTGCAAGGGATAATTTGGTGAAGTTCGTTGAGGATGAGCCCTCCGGGTACCATTTCATGCTGAAAACACTGTGGGTCACGACTTGGGAAGGTGTCAGTACCGACATGAAGGACTTAATTTTTCAGCAACTTATGGAGAAGCACAGGAGGTGCGTTGAGTCAGGCTTCGATCTTAGAGTTGTGAAGGACCTGCTTTCAGAGAGAGGTGATTATGCACTTCGAAGGAGAAACATCCTTAATGAGCTCCAGTGGTGCACAATTAGCACAGAATTTGAGCGTGAGCTTCTCCTCTGGCACATTGCCACCGATCTCTGCTACTACTCGGACCTCAAGGAAAGCGGCAACACGAACTGCGAAGCAAGCAGATTGTTAGCAAATTACATGTTCCACATTCAAGTCTCGTGCCCGCTCTTGCTGCCCAAATGGATTGGTAACAACAAGTACATTGAAGAAACTTATGCGCAAGTAACAGGTTTCTTCCGCAGCAAATGTTTCAAGACCGACGCTGCAGAAGCCCGTGTGCTGTTGCTTCGGGAATATAAGCCAAGTTTGCATTCCCTGCAAATGAAAACGAGTGGGTTGGTGATACTTGATGCACTCAGGCTAGCTGGGGGACTGAAGGCTCTCGTTAACGAGCTTGGGTGGAGCAAGGAGCAGCTGTGGGAGATGGTCTGTGAAGTGTGGGTCGAGATTCTGATATATGGAGCAGGACAGTGCGAGTGGGAAGCGCATGCGCAGCAGCTTAGGTGGGGCGGGGAGTTGCTGACCCATGTCGGGCTTCTAATGGCACATTTGGGTATCACAGAGCAGTTTCAGGGGCGGAAGGTTATCATAAAAATTCCCGAAAGAATGCCCGGTGACCTCGCAGGGAGAAGCATTGACGACCCAATTTTCCATGAGTTTCCAGCATGA
- the LOC116198662 gene encoding protein NODULATION SIGNALING PATHWAY 1 — MTLGEAEPNPMTDHILDWLEGSVSFFPTFLDDPYNSDDYQWWEPNQEINQDVLYTCSNNTASNTIPTATASTTTTASTVCLNPTSPGQRLKRKSPEEPMPRPSLGQNLSKSQSQQINEADAAGQGKAMPAKKLSTGKKGSGKPAGRDCNNANGKDGRWAEQLLNPCASAITAGNGSRIQHLLYVLHELASPSGDPNHRLASHGLRALTYHLSSSMSITSTSVSPVTFASSEPRFFRKSLLNFNDHSPWFALPSNIANSSILQVLGEVPDKSSNLHIVDLGVSHGAQWPTLLDGLSRSPGGPPPLVRLTIISASTESDTGTPFSLGPPGYDYSLLLLDFAKKININLQINRLDNHPIQKLDSNAISTIPGETLIVCAQFRLHHLDHNIPDERSSFLKAIRNLEPKGVILSENNAECSCANCADFATSFSRKVEYLWRFLDSASATYKSRESNERRMMEGEAAKALFSKAEMNEGKDKWCERMREAGFSEEAFRDDVIDGARALLRKHDSNWEMRVEEKDGYVSLWWKGQPVSFCSLWKLGAKV; from the coding sequence ATGACGCTTGGAGAAGCCGAGCCGAACCCAATGACGGATCACATCCTCGACTGGCTTGAAGGATCGGTCTCGTTCTTCCCAACCTTCCTGGACGATCCTTACAACTCCGACGATTATCAATGGTGGGAACCGAATCAAGAGATCAACCAGGATGTGCTCTATACTTGCTCTAATAACACCGCTTCCAACACTATCCCCACTGCCACGGCCTCGACGACGACTACCGCTAGTACCGTGTGCTTAAATCCCACGAGCCCTGGTCAGAGGCTCAAGAGGAAATCACCGGAAGAACCGATGCCAAGGCCATCTCTGGGTCAGAATCTGTCTAAAAGCCAGAGCCAGCAGATCAACGAGGCGGATGCTGCAGGACAGGGAAAGGCCATGCCTGCTAAGAAATTATCAACCGGTAAAAAGGGTTCCGGGAAACCTGCTGGACGTGACTGCAATAATGCTAATGGTAAAGATGGGAGGTGGGCGGAGCAGTTGCTTAACCCCTGCGCCTCCGCCATAACAGCCGGGAATGGGTCAAGGATCCAACACCTTCTGTATGTCCTCCACGAGCTCGCCTCCCCGTCTGGTGATCCTAACCATCGACTCGCCTCTCATGGCCTTCGGGCTCTGACCTATCATCTCTCCTCCTCCATGTCCATCACGTCCACCTCGGTGTCTCCAGTCACGTTTGCATCCTCTGAACCCCGCTTCTTCCGGAAATCTCTCCTCAATTTCAATGATCACAGCCCATGGTTTGCATTACCGAGCAACATAGCCAACTCTTCTATTCTCCAGGTGCTAGGTGAAGTACCTGACAAGTCGAGCAATCTTCACATTGTCGACCTTGGAGTTTCTCATGGGGCACAGTGGCCGACTCTGCTCGATGGTTTAAGCCGGAGTCCAGGAGGGCCTCCACCGCTAGTTCGTCTGACAATCATCTCTGCGAGCACAGAAAGTGATACTGGAACGCCCTTCTCCCTTGGCCCACCTGGGTATGACTATTCCTTGCTCCTACTAGATTTCGCCAAGAAAATTAACATCAACCTACAGATAAACCGGCTCGACAATCATCCAATCCAGAAGTTGGACTCTAATGCCATCAGCACGATTCCAGGAGAAACACTAATCGTCTGCGCCCAGTTCAGGCTCCATCACCTCGACCACAACATACCCGACGAGAGATCCAGCTTCCTAAAGGCCATCAGGAATCTAGAGCCGAAGGGAGTGATCCTGAGCGAGAACAATGCAGAGTGCAGCTGTGCCAACTGTGCGGACTTTGCAACCAGTTTCTCCAGGAAGGTCGAGTACCTTTGGCGGTTCCTGGACTCGGCAAGTGCCACCTACAAGAGCCGAGAGAGCAACGAGAGGAGGATGATGGAAGGCGAAGCTGCGAAGGCTCTGTTCAGTAAGGCCGAGATGAATGAGGGGAAGGACAAGTGGTGCGAGAGGATGCGAGAGGCCGGGTTCTCAGAAGAGGCTTTCAGGGATGACGTGATCGATGGGGCCCGTGCCCTGCTGAGGAAGCACGACAGCAACTGGGAGATGAGAGTGGAGGAGAAAGATGGCTATGTGAGCCTGTGGTGGAAGGGGCAGCCTGTCTCCTTCTGTTCACTGTGGAAGTTAGGGGCCAAAGTTTGA